Part of the Acomys russatus chromosome 19, mAcoRus1.1, whole genome shotgun sequence genome, TCAGGCACGTTTGCTAAGCCTGCTAAGCCTGGAGGGGGCTGAGCTATATTTCCCAGTCTCTccctaacattttaaaattcaccgagcaaggggctggagagactgctcagaggttaagagcactgtctgctcttccagaggtcctgagttcagttcccagcaaccacatggtggctcacaaccatctgtaatgtgactggtgccctcttctggcctgcaggggtaatgcaggcagagcactcaacataaaacaaataaatcttaaaaaaaaaattcaccgaACAAAAACTTGGTGAGGAGCAGGTACAGGTTAAAAATATCTTCACGTGTAACCTTTGACCCCTCCTGACAGCTGTCCTAGGACAGGTGGAAAAAGCTAACTCTGACATGTCAGGAGCTGCGAGGGACAGTCTGTACTGGTATTAAATGTCTTCCTCTGGGGATGCGCGGTGCTCCTGGGTAGTGGAACAGGGTGACCCTGAATTTTGAGACACTGTGGCGATGCTGACCAGGTTTCTAGGCCCGCGCTACCGGGAACTGGCCAAGAACTGGATCCCCACAGCCAGCATGTGGGGCACTGTGGGTGCA contains:
- the LOC127203864 gene encoding cytochrome b-c1 complex subunit 10, which produces MLTRFLGPRYRELAKNWIPTASMWGTVGAVGLVWATDWRLILDWVPYINGKFKNEN